A section of the Malus sylvestris chromosome 17, drMalSylv7.2, whole genome shotgun sequence genome encodes:
- the LOC126610304 gene encoding receptor-like protein kinase FERONIA, which translates to MKNVPSIKYCLTSLYLSSLFLHMMVTLPVAVDGDDSPSVYTPTDSITVACGHTEPQLHDKRYWTGDVYSKYSPFDEEQASASVIRKATSSVPFEPFTMARLSYSGFTYRFSFSTAGQKVICLYFIPTSYPNFDRSQALFSVKAGGFTLLQDFSPSVTADANGVDFMYREFLNREYQQREYMHREFLYGNFLYREFWLNIGEEQSLNITFSPSREASLDAYAFINGIEIVSTPSNPYYTPAKSASGVGYVGTGRKKFQIETNTALEMVYRINIGGSPIIPGTEDDRTYLKPFSLSWSRPHQNTYAELNFSIIPEYTAPEELYQTSRLWGVETPGLITSQTSSPTSFNLTWEFPVDSKFSYLVRLHFCNCHKKNFPNGFQIYIANQIAEEGANIPGWSDGYANPVYRDYVVSIGPRSRKKKTNLSIALYDEYNKGVLNGLEIFKLNDSNGNLGGPNPDPPRWSKNKMSPHLLGLVAGLVSGIPVLISAIGLFIFMRRRKGKSSTKSTKTRKSTLPPYMCPYFSLAKIKAATQNFNESFIIGAGGFGNVYKGCIGGGEATVVAIKRLKPESSQGEHEFKTEIELLSQFRHRHLVSLIGYCTDEGEMILVYDYITRGTLADHLYRNNSDNPPLPWKRRLQICIGAARGLHYLHSGTKGTIIHRDVKSTNILLDEKWVAKVSDFGLSKIGITTASKTHISTIVKGSFGYLDPEYYRCKRLTEKSDVYSFGVVLWEVLCARPAVVHTAETRQMNLAEWAKNCHRNGELDQIIDPSMRGKIEIESLNKFVEIAMSCISDRGIERPPMNDVVRGLELALQLHQKNIGSEGYNEVTDRRCAANGSIQCISATIFSEIDDPNGR; encoded by the coding sequence atgaagaACGTCCCAAGCATCAAATACTGTCTGACGTCTCTTTATCTGTCATCCTTGTTTCTACACATGATGGTAACTCTACCCGTGGCCGTGGATGGAGACGATTCACCGTCTGTCTACACTCCTACTGATTCCATCACCGTTGCATGTGGCCACACCGAACCCCAGTTGCACGACAAGCGATATTGGACTGGAGATGTGTACTCAAAATATTCCCCCTTCGATGAAGAGCAAGCTAGTGCATCCGTCATCAGAAAAGCTACATCATCAGTCCCTTTTGAGCCTTTCACTATGGCACGGCTTTCTTACTCTGGATTTACTTACAGATTCTCCTTCAGTACAGCGGGCCAAAAGGTCATCTGCTTGTATTTCATCCCAACATCGTATCCCAACTTCGACCGCTCCCAAGCGCTCTTTTCTGTCAAAGCCGGTGGCTTTACCCTTCTCCAGGACTTCAGCCCTTCAGTCACTGCAGATGCCAATGGGGTGGACTTTATGTACAGAGAGTTTCTGAACAGAGAGTATCAACAGAGAGAGTATATGCACCGAGAGTTTCTGTACGGAAACTTTCTGTACAGAGAGTTCTGGTTGAACATTGGCGAAGAACAGAGTCTAAACATCACATTTAGTCCAAGCAGAGAAGCAAGCCTAGACGCGTATGCGTTTATCAATGGAATTGAGATTGTATCCACGCCAAGCAATCCTTACTACACTCCTGCGAAAAGCGCCAGTGGTGTTGGTTACGTAGGCACCGGAAGAAAGAAGTTCCAAATAGAAACCAACACAGCTCTAGAGATGGTTTACCGAATAAACATCGGTGGAAGCCCAATCATTCCCGGTACGGAAGATGACCGCACTTACTTAAAGCCTTTCAGTTTAAGTTGGAGCAGGCCGCACCAAAACACTTATGCTGAACTCAACTTTTCCATAATACCAGAGTACACTGCGCCAGAAGAACTTTATCAAACGAGCCGGTTATGGGGCGTAGAAACACCCGGATTGATTACCAGCCAGACAAGTTCACCTACATCATTTAATCTCACTTGGGAATTCCCTGTAGATTCAAAATTCTCTTACCTTGTTAGGCTGCACTTCTGTAattgtcataaaaaaaatttcccaaatGGATTTCAAATTTACATAGCCAATCAGATAGCTGAAGAAGGGGCCAATATACCCGGATGGAGTGACGGATATGCGAACCCAGTATACAGGGACTACGTTGTGTCAATCGGCCCCAGAAGtaggaagaagaaaacaaatctttcTATCGCGTTGTATGACGAGTACAACAAAGGAGTATTAAATGGGCTTGAAATCTTCAAACTGAATGACTCAAATGGAAATCTCGGGGGACCCAACCCTGATCCACCACGGTGGTCGAAGAATAAGATGTCTCCTCATTTGCTTGGCTTAGTTGCTGGTCTAGTTTCCGGCATACCTGTGCTGATCTCTGCCATCGGATTATTCATCTTCATGCGGCGAAGGAAAGGCAAGTCATCTACCAAGTCAACAAAGACCCGCAAATCAACTTTACCGCCTTATATGTGTCCTTACTTTTCACTCGCAAAGATCAAAGCCGCCACCCAAAACTTCAACGAGTCCTTCATTATTGGAGCTGGAGGCTTTGGAAACGTCTATAAAGGATGCATTGGTGGTGGTGAGGCCACCGTCGTTGCAATCAAACGACTGAAACCAGAATCATCACAAGGGGAACACGAGTTCAAGACAGAAATCGAGCTGCTCTCACAATTCCGCCACCGTCATTTGGTGTCTCTGATTGGATATTGTACTGATGAAGGTGAGATGATCTTGGTATACGATTACATAACACGAGGGACTCTCGCTGACCATCTCTACCGCAACAACAGCGACAACCCACCTCTCCCCTGGAAACGTCGTCTTCAAATTTGTATTGGCGCTGCGCGAGGGTTGCACTACCTTCACAGTGGTACCAAGGGCACAATCATCCACCGCGATGTGAAGAGCACAAACATTTTATTGGATGAGAAATGGGTGGCCAAGGTTTCAGATTTCGGCCTGTCGAAAATTGGAATCACCACTGCTTCCAAGACCCACATCAGTACCATTGTCAAAGGCAGTTTTGGGTATTTGGACCCGGAATACTACCGATGTAAACGACTCACTGAGAAGTCTGACGTGTACTCATTCGGCGTAGTGTTGTGGGAAGTATTATGTGCAAGGCCAGCTGTGGTTCATACGGCGGAGACAAGGCAAATGAACTTGGCTGAGTGGGCAAAGAATTGCCATCGCAATGGGGAACTTGATCAAATCATTGACCCAAGCATGAGGGGTAAGATCGAAATTGAGAGTTTGAACAAATTCGTTGAAATTGCCATGAGCTGCATCAGTGATAGAGGGATCGAACGGCCGCCAATGAATGACGTTGTGAGGGGACTTGAACTTGCACTGCagcttcatcaaaagaacaTTGGTAGTGAGGGTTACAATGAGGTTACAGACCGACGTTGTGCTGCAAATGGATCCATTCAGTGTATATCCGCGACAATCTTCTCAGAGATCGATGACCCGAATGGAAGATGA